One genomic region from Candidatus Bathyarchaeia archaeon encodes:
- a CDS encoding DUF2283 domain-containing protein encodes MKYDEEADVLITILEEKGELSRAKELGDIVVHFSENGKPLFMEILRASKIAPLMVESLTNKKEITIT; translated from the coding sequence ATTAAATATGACGAGGAGGCTGACGTCTTAATCACAATTCTAGAGGAAAAAGGTGAACTATCCCGCGCTAAAGAGTTAGGCGACATAGTGGTGCATTTCAGCGAGAATGGAAAACCGCTATTTATGGAGATTCTTAGAGCCAGCAAAATTGCGCCGCTAATGGTCGAAAGCCTAACCAACAAAAAAGAAATCACAATAACATAA
- a CDS encoding type II toxin-antitoxin system RelE/ParE family toxin — translation MFAIKIKRKALRKLEKLSEKQKQNIRTVILILKSDPIPFKKADVCKLQGYENTYRIRVGNLRIVYQILWDEKTILIHYIGPREKAYT, via the coding sequence ATGTTCGCCATAAAGATTAAAAGAAAAGCCCTAAGAAAACTCGAAAAACTAAGCGAAAAGCAGAAACAAAACATAAGAACTGTTATTTTGATTCTAAAAAGCGATCCTATACCGTTTAAAAAAGCCGATGTTTGTAAACTTCAAGGCTATGAAAACACTTACAGAATTAGAGTGGGCAATTTACGTATCGTCTATCAAATATTGTGGGATGAAAAGACAATTTTAATTCATTACATTGGACCAAGAGAAAAAGCCTACACGTAA
- a CDS encoding mechanosensitive ion channel family protein, with amino-acid sequence MTASRKLYYFLFAVAILVLLWILTIPAILPEDIRKAYLTYFNIIRAITIVVFGALALELIASVITRRLKHLGREVYLIRNVILVVGYVVIGLMILAIFEVTGITAVAGATVSGLIIGLGLQPILANLFAGLIILGTGFLRPGTEVKISGGLPLSAVAVPAYKMFSRDEFMPTLRGVVMEVGLLHTKILSDSGEMVKIPNNLAFSNSVVMEEKEEPKTVRVRYEFPVEYDPDNVLARLQKALGDSFQDFRVYVEEQSDKNYYIVLVVAKTPPNVKVREFRSEILKQIIKVHRELNKEFK; translated from the coding sequence TTGACGGCTTCAAGGAAGCTCTACTATTTTCTTTTCGCTGTTGCCATACTTGTTTTGCTTTGGATTTTGACTATTCCAGCCATACTGCCAGAAGATATACGCAAGGCATACCTAACCTACTTCAACATTATTAGGGCGATAACAATTGTTGTTTTTGGAGCTTTAGCCCTTGAACTGATAGCTTCGGTTATAACTCGTAGGCTTAAGCATTTGGGCAGAGAAGTATACCTCATTAGGAATGTTATCCTTGTCGTCGGTTATGTGGTAATTGGACTGATGATTTTGGCGATTTTTGAGGTGACGGGCATAACTGCAGTTGCGGGCGCCACCGTCTCCGGTCTCATAATCGGTTTGGGCTTACAACCTATATTGGCGAACTTGTTTGCAGGCTTAATAATTCTTGGAACAGGCTTCCTCAGACCAGGAACAGAAGTGAAAATTTCTGGCGGTCTGCCACTGTCCGCCGTCGCTGTTCCAGCCTATAAAATGTTTAGCAGGGACGAGTTTATGCCAACATTGAGGGGCGTCGTGATGGAGGTGGGACTTCTCCACACTAAAATCTTGTCTGACAGCGGAGAAATGGTGAAAATCCCCAACAATTTGGCTTTCTCCAACAGCGTCGTCATGGAAGAGAAGGAAGAACCAAAAACAGTCCGCGTCAGATACGAGTTTCCAGTGGAATACGACCCAGACAATGTGTTGGCTAGACTTCAGAAGGCTTTAGGCGATAGCTTTCAAGATTTTAGGGTTTATGTTGAAGAGCAAAGTGACAAAAACTACTACATAGTCCTAGTGGTGGCGAAGACGCCTCCAAACGTGAAAGTGAGAGAGTTCCGATCAGAAATCCTAAAACAAATAATAAAGGTCCACAGAGAACTAAACAAAGAATTCAAGTAA
- a CDS encoding SAM-dependent methyltransferase produces MQQNTAKPKFVIEHLELEIGKWLLYEYMHASEIVGKNRLIFTNVKKESEKAKLSKLGTVEEKSAAEIFNPEEVIILDPKAELPLKPEDFAGKDAVIIGGILGDHPPKGRTGKLLTRHFPEATVRNIGKSQFSIDGAVYVAKLVSEGKPLEKIPVKKGLTLRLNEYAEVHLPYAYPLKNGKPVISQKLVAYLCSDEIVKDEEKLLQA; encoded by the coding sequence ATGCAACAAAACACCGCCAAGCCCAAATTCGTGATTGAACACTTGGAGCTGGAAATTGGTAAGTGGCTTCTCTATGAGTATATGCACGCCTCTGAAATAGTTGGAAAAAATCGCTTAATCTTCACCAACGTCAAAAAGGAAAGCGAAAAAGCAAAACTTTCAAAGCTCGGAACCGTTGAAGAGAAAAGCGCCGCAGAAATCTTCAATCCAGAAGAAGTCATAATCCTAGACCCAAAAGCCGAACTCCCACTAAAACCAGAAGACTTTGCCGGAAAAGACGCTGTCATTATTGGAGGAATTTTGGGCGACCACCCACCGAAAGGCAGAACAGGCAAACTCTTAACAAGGCATTTTCCAGAAGCCACTGTTCGAAACATTGGCAAAAGCCAATTCTCCATTGATGGAGCCGTTTATGTGGCGAAACTTGTAAGCGAAGGAAAACCGCTGGAAAAAATACCCGTCAAAAAGGGCTTAACTTTGAGGCTGAACGAGTACGCTGAGGTTCATCTGCCATACGCTTATCCGCTGAAGAATGGAAAACCAGTCATAAGCCAAAAACTAGTCGCATACCTATGCTCAGACGAAATCGTCAAGGATGAAGAAAAACTCCTACAAGCCTAA
- the gatE gene encoding Glu-tRNA(Gln) amidotransferase subunit GatE → MTNQIDYGRIGLKVGLEVHQQLETQTKLFCSCKPELFKEEPEITFLRRLRPTQSELGQIDPAAYFEFQKGVKILYEADRQTACLVEMDEEPPHPLNMEAVEIALTVALMMNATPVDEIHVMRKTVIDGSNTTGFQRTCVIALNGTIKVGEKTIPIQHVSLEEDAARKTGEEGTTIRYRIDRLGIPLIEIATAPVINTPKEAGEVALAIGKILRATQRVKRGLGTIRQDLNISINGGALTEIKGVQELELIPLVVEYEVQRQLNLMKISEELRKAGATPENLKEEFYNVTEIFRQTACKVIRKALEKGQVVLAVKLPKFGGFLKRELMPSIRLGTEMADRAKFWGRVGGIFHTDELPAYGITSQEVEALKKMVDAQEQDAVVFVADILENAQDALRAVLERAKEAIKGVPEETRAANLDGTTRYMRPRPGAARMYPETDIPPIQVTEELINRIRQRLPELPEQRLERLMREYALNQKLAKQLMDSEYTELFETIAKESKVTPTTVAVFLTETMKALKRDGIPVEKVSETKIREVFKALGAGEITKEALPDIVAWLSKNEEKNVKEAVESLGLKTLTKEELEKIIEGIIAKNKNLIEKSGAKAFGIIMGMVMKEVRGKANAETVSELIKQKLVKKA, encoded by the coding sequence ATGACAAACCAAATAGACTATGGGCGAATAGGCTTAAAAGTGGGCTTAGAAGTCCACCAGCAACTTGAAACGCAGACGAAGCTTTTCTGCAGCTGCAAACCAGAACTCTTCAAAGAAGAGCCAGAAATCACCTTCCTAAGGCGTTTGAGACCAACCCAAAGCGAACTCGGACAAATAGACCCAGCCGCCTACTTCGAATTCCAAAAAGGGGTAAAAATCCTCTACGAGGCGGATAGGCAGACAGCATGCCTAGTGGAAATGGATGAGGAGCCACCCCACCCGCTTAATATGGAGGCTGTTGAAATAGCCCTAACAGTGGCTTTAATGATGAACGCCACGCCAGTAGATGAAATCCACGTCATGCGCAAAACAGTCATAGACGGCTCCAACACAACCGGTTTCCAACGCACATGCGTCATAGCCCTAAACGGCACAATAAAGGTGGGCGAAAAAACAATTCCAATACAACACGTAAGCCTAGAAGAAGACGCCGCCCGCAAAACAGGCGAGGAAGGCACAACCATACGCTACCGCATAGACCGACTGGGCATACCACTAATAGAAATAGCAACAGCACCAGTCATAAACACGCCAAAAGAAGCCGGAGAAGTAGCCCTAGCCATAGGCAAGATTCTCCGCGCCACCCAACGTGTAAAACGGGGACTCGGAACAATACGCCAAGACCTAAACATATCAATAAACGGAGGAGCCCTAACAGAAATAAAAGGCGTCCAAGAACTCGAACTAATTCCGCTGGTTGTCGAATATGAGGTTCAAAGGCAACTAAACCTAATGAAAATAAGCGAAGAACTAAGAAAAGCCGGAGCCACCCCAGAAAACCTAAAAGAAGAATTCTACAATGTAACGGAAATTTTCCGCCAAACAGCCTGCAAAGTAATCCGAAAAGCCCTAGAAAAGGGGCAAGTGGTTTTAGCCGTAAAACTGCCAAAGTTTGGAGGCTTCCTAAAACGAGAGCTTATGCCCAGCATACGCTTAGGCACCGAAATGGCTGACCGCGCAAAGTTCTGGGGACGAGTCGGCGGCATATTCCACACAGACGAGCTCCCAGCCTACGGCATAACAAGCCAGGAAGTTGAAGCCTTAAAAAAAATGGTGGACGCCCAAGAACAAGACGCCGTGGTTTTTGTGGCAGACATTTTGGAAAACGCTCAAGACGCATTAAGGGCAGTTTTGGAAAGAGCCAAAGAAGCCATAAAAGGCGTGCCAGAAGAAACCCGAGCCGCAAACCTGGATGGGACAACCCGTTATATGCGCCCAAGACCGGGAGCAGCCCGCATGTATCCGGAGACAGACATCCCACCCATACAAGTTACAGAAGAACTCATAAACCGCATCCGCCAGCGCCTACCAGAACTCCCAGAACAAAGGCTGGAGAGGCTCATGCGGGAATATGCCCTAAACCAGAAACTAGCCAAACAACTCATGGACTCAGAATACACAGAACTCTTCGAAACCATAGCCAAAGAAAGCAAAGTCACACCAACAACAGTGGCGGTCTTCCTAACAGAAACCATGAAAGCCCTAAAAAGAGACGGCATACCAGTCGAAAAAGTTTCAGAAACAAAAATAAGAGAAGTCTTCAAGGCGTTGGGAGCTGGAGAAATCACCAAGGAAGCGCTTCCAGACATAGTGGCTTGGCTATCAAAAAATGAAGAAAAAAACGTGAAAGAGGCTGTTGAAAGCCTAGGACTAAAAACGCTGACAAAAGAGGAGCTGGAGAAAATCATAGAAGGCATAATAGCCAAAAACAAGAATTTAATAGAAAAGAGCGGGGCAAAAGCCTTCGGCATAATCATGGGAATGGTCATGAAAGAGGTTAGGGGCAAAGCAAACGCTGAAACCGTCAGCGAACTAATCAAGCAAAAGTTGGTAAAAAAAGCCTAG
- the gatD gene encoding Glu-tRNA(Gln) amidotransferase subunit GatD produces MSGKRELSGYKGLALEILQSIEAEIGDFVRIVKGGQVFEGILIPRSEYGDDKHIVIKLRSGYNIGVRLTPDAKVEKVGRGEKPAFVAPPLPEQNPALPKVSIISTGGTIASRVDYRTGAVRPALSASDLYSVVPELADIARIDAQILFSLYSENITPAHWAEMAKAVAEKIADGVDGVVIAHGTDTMGYSAAALSFALQNLPVPVIFVGSQRSADRPSSDAATNLTGAVLAAARAPFAEVAVAMHETISDTAIVLHRGTKVRKCHTSCRDAFKSVNAQPLAKVEENRVVMLTEDYQRRDPSRKPIVKANFSDKVALVKFYPGMDPAIIDWHVDNGYKAIVLEGTGLGHVSNRLFQPIKRAVEKGVLVAMASQCIWGRVNMNVYDTGRDLLALGVIPLEDMLAETATVKLMWIFGQTDNPEEAKKLLKTNIAGEFSQRTLHEEIKREENKQ; encoded by the coding sequence ATGAGCGGAAAAAGAGAGCTTTCGGGATATAAGGGATTAGCCCTCGAAATTCTCCAAAGCATCGAAGCAGAAATTGGAGATTTTGTTCGCATTGTTAAGGGTGGTCAAGTTTTTGAGGGTATTCTTATTCCGCGTTCTGAGTATGGCGATGACAAGCATATTGTGATTAAGTTGCGGAGTGGTTACAACATTGGTGTTCGCCTAACCCCAGACGCCAAAGTTGAGAAAGTTGGAAGGGGCGAAAAGCCAGCTTTTGTTGCTCCGCCCTTGCCAGAGCAGAATCCAGCCCTGCCAAAAGTCTCTATTATTAGTACTGGCGGCACCATCGCCAGTCGTGTGGATTACCGTACTGGTGCTGTTCGTCCCGCTTTGTCTGCCAGCGACCTATACAGCGTCGTGCCAGAATTAGCCGACATAGCCCGCATAGACGCCCAAATCTTGTTCAGCCTCTACAGTGAAAACATTACGCCAGCCCACTGGGCGGAGATGGCGAAGGCGGTGGCGGAAAAGATTGCTGATGGCGTGGACGGCGTTGTCATAGCTCATGGCACGGATACTATGGGTTATTCGGCTGCAGCCCTAAGCTTTGCATTGCAAAACCTTCCAGTCCCAGTGATTTTTGTTGGTTCTCAGCGTTCAGCCGACCGCCCCAGCTCTGATGCAGCCACAAATTTGACGGGTGCTGTTTTAGCCGCTGCCAGGGCGCCTTTCGCGGAAGTAGCCGTAGCCATGCACGAAACAATTTCTGACACAGCCATAGTTCTTCACCGCGGCACCAAAGTCCGCAAGTGCCACACAAGCTGCCGCGACGCCTTCAAATCAGTAAATGCTCAGCCGTTAGCAAAGGTTGAGGAAAACCGCGTTGTTATGCTCACGGAAGATTATCAGAGACGAGACCCATCGCGGAAGCCCATTGTTAAGGCGAATTTCAGCGACAAAGTCGCCCTTGTCAAATTTTATCCAGGCATGGACCCAGCCATAATAGACTGGCATGTGGACAATGGCTATAAGGCAATAGTTTTGGAAGGCACAGGCTTAGGGCACGTTTCAAACCGCCTCTTCCAACCAATAAAAAGGGCTGTTGAAAAAGGCGTGCTGGTGGCTATGGCTTCCCAGTGCATATGGGGAAGAGTAAACATGAACGTCTATGACACTGGCAGAGACCTGCTGGCTCTTGGCGTAATACCGCTGGAGGACATGCTGGCGGAAACCGCCACCGTCAAACTCATGTGGATATTCGGACAGACCGACAACCCAGAAGAGGCAAAAAAGCTCCTAAAAACAAACATCGCCGGAGAATTCTCCCAGCGAACACTCCACGAAGAAATAAAGCGGGAGGAAAACAAACAATGA
- a CDS encoding DUF4145 domain-containing protein, producing MSEELPYKEGSSGKCPHCQFVVRFDKAKEIMHGHYAQPTYLITASEDEQETISVYSSQCPNCKRPIVVAIVKAGQEPPVYRLVHPFNVARTVPPEVPKEIREDFLEAAAVLPISEKASATLSRRCLENLLKDRGYEGKDLNELIEKALKDLPQRVAENLDAVRNIGNFAAHPMKYKQTGLIVDVEPEEASWTLDVLEELFEYFYVQPKRAEEKRKKLEEKLKKLGKPPLKKPGSA from the coding sequence TTGTCGGAAGAATTACCCTATAAGGAGGGGTCCAGCGGAAAATGCCCTCATTGCCAATTTGTTGTGCGTTTTGACAAAGCTAAAGAAATAATGCATGGGCATTATGCTCAACCTACATATTTAATAACTGCAAGTGAAGATGAACAAGAGACGATTTCCGTTTACTCTTCTCAATGTCCTAATTGTAAAAGACCGATAGTGGTAGCTATTGTAAAGGCTGGACAAGAACCGCCAGTTTATAGGTTGGTTCATCCGTTTAATGTTGCTAGAACAGTTCCGCCAGAAGTACCTAAAGAGATTCGTGAAGATTTTCTTGAAGCTGCTGCTGTACTTCCGATTAGTGAAAAAGCAAGTGCAACCCTTTCGAGAAGATGTCTGGAAAACCTTTTAAAAGATAGAGGTTACGAGGGAAAAGACCTTAACGAGTTAATAGAGAAGGCTTTAAAGGACCTACCGCAAAGAGTTGCGGAAAACTTAGATGCTGTTAGAAATATTGGAAATTTTGCAGCTCACCCTATGAAATATAAGCAGACTGGACTAATAGTAGATGTTGAACCTGAGGAGGCAAGTTGGACTTTAGATGTACTTGAAGAACTTTTTGAATACTTCTATGTACAGCCTAAAAGAGCAGAAGAAAAGCGTAAGAAACTTGAAGAAAAGCTAAAAAAGTTGGGAAAACCCCCTTTGAAGAAACCCGGTTCCGCATAG
- a CDS encoding tRNA uridine(34) 5-carboxymethylaminomethyl modification radical SAM/GNAT enzyme Elp3, with protein MLEGAVREIIEALMLIPSPSPEDVNRVKMRVAAKHRLAKIPSNPEIIAALKTPEERAKLLAVLRRKATRTISGVTVVAVMTQPYPCPQPEPCAYCPGGPPFGVPQSYTGFEPAAMRGLQNAFDPYLQVRSRLEQLEAIGHRVDKVELIVMGGTFPATPEEYQKWFVKRCLDAISGVDAQSLEEAKRLAETSRIRNVGITVETRPDWAKERHVDKMLDIGVTRVELGVQNPDDEIYRLVGRKHTVQDVVEATRILKDAGLKIVYHMMPGLPGSNMEKDLAVFREIFSNPAYKPDMIKIYPCLVLKGTKAYEWYAMGDYKPYTTEEAANLIVEVKKMIPPWVRIMRVQRDIPAPLIVAGVKMSNLRQLVQQKLKEQGLRCQCIRCREVGHRLLADGVKPNPEKVEILTTRYEASEGEEIFISAEDKENDVLIGYLRLRIPSEKAHRPEIRAEPCSIIRELHVYGPVVPVGKKLPKAWQHKGYGSILLAEAERITRQEYGFKKILVISALGTKQYYKRFGYAHEGPYMSKMLNRESF; from the coding sequence ATGTTGGAAGGGGCTGTTAGGGAAATTATAGAGGCTTTGATGCTTATTCCTTCGCCTAGCCCAGAGGATGTTAACCGTGTTAAGATGAGGGTTGCCGCCAAGCATCGCCTTGCCAAGATTCCTTCGAACCCCGAGATAATTGCGGCTTTGAAAACGCCTGAGGAGAGGGCTAAGCTTCTGGCTGTTTTGCGGAGGAAAGCCACCAGGACCATTTCTGGTGTGACTGTTGTGGCTGTTATGACCCAGCCCTATCCTTGTCCCCAACCAGAGCCCTGTGCCTACTGTCCGGGCGGTCCGCCTTTCGGTGTTCCTCAGAGCTATACTGGTTTTGAGCCTGCTGCCATGCGGGGTTTGCAGAACGCCTTCGACCCTTACTTGCAGGTTAGGAGTCGCCTTGAACAGCTGGAAGCCATAGGTCATAGGGTGGACAAGGTTGAGCTCATAGTTATGGGTGGGACTTTTCCAGCAACGCCAGAAGAGTACCAAAAATGGTTTGTTAAGCGTTGTTTGGACGCTATCAGTGGTGTGGATGCGCAGAGCTTGGAAGAGGCTAAGCGGTTGGCTGAGACTAGCCGTATCCGTAATGTTGGGATTACTGTGGAGACTCGTCCAGACTGGGCTAAGGAGAGGCATGTGGATAAGATGCTGGACATAGGCGTCACACGCGTTGAGCTGGGCGTCCAAAACCCCGATGATGAGATTTACCGCCTTGTTGGCAGAAAACATACGGTTCAAGATGTGGTTGAGGCTACGCGCATATTGAAGGATGCCGGGTTAAAGATTGTTTATCACATGATGCCAGGCTTGCCCGGCTCAAACATGGAGAAGGATTTGGCTGTTTTCCGTGAAATCTTCTCCAATCCAGCCTATAAGCCTGACATGATTAAGATTTACCCATGCCTAGTTTTGAAGGGCACAAAAGCCTATGAATGGTATGCGATGGGCGATTATAAGCCCTACACAACTGAGGAGGCAGCCAACCTAATAGTTGAAGTTAAGAAGATGATTCCGCCTTGGGTTCGCATAATGCGGGTTCAACGCGACATACCAGCACCATTAATAGTGGCTGGCGTTAAAATGAGCAACCTCCGCCAGCTTGTCCAACAAAAGCTAAAAGAACAAGGCTTACGATGCCAGTGCATAAGGTGCCGAGAGGTTGGACACCGCCTTTTAGCAGACGGCGTAAAACCAAACCCGGAAAAAGTAGAAATTCTAACAACGCGTTATGAGGCTTCTGAAGGCGAAGAAATCTTCATATCAGCAGAAGACAAGGAAAACGACGTTTTAATAGGCTATTTAAGGCTTAGAATTCCATCGGAAAAGGCGCACAGACCAGAAATAAGGGCGGAGCCATGCAGCATAATCCGAGAACTCCACGTTTACGGACCAGTAGTGCCAGTAGGCAAAAAACTGCCCAAAGCATGGCAACACAAGGGCTATGGAAGCATACTGCTGGCTGAGGCTGAACGCATAACCCGCCAAGAATACGGCTTCAAAAAAATTCTTGTCATAAGCGCCTTAGGCACAAAACAATACTATAAGAGGTTCGGATACGCCCACGAAGGACCATACATGTCAAAAATGTTGAACCGGGAGTCTTTTTAA
- a CDS encoding 4Fe-4S binding protein — protein sequence MVRGESVRDRLTWEVKQLALQSGVSLVGVVSAEVYDSLPKVLVTWKVQEYSKKAVEVLPEAKSIVVFGYHVWDDMLELAIRRGEDWVYPGYFPLEMVVQVVRSHLEGKGFKTASAEGLSYKRLAQLAGFGCYGKNTLIINPVFGPWIRFAAVLTDAELLADEPFERDLCVGCEECVRACPVGALTPYKVDVGKCLVGVRLLNRGKAEADERFRLYEPSFTENAHLMCMECQKACRYGRNVHSSLFKRV from the coding sequence ATGGTTAGAGGTGAAAGCGTTCGGGATAGGCTTACATGGGAGGTTAAGCAGCTTGCCCTACAGTCTGGTGTAAGCCTTGTTGGGGTTGTCTCAGCAGAGGTTTATGATTCTCTGCCGAAGGTTTTGGTGACGTGGAAGGTTCAGGAATATTCGAAGAAGGCTGTGGAGGTGCTGCCCGAAGCCAAATCCATAGTTGTCTTTGGTTATCATGTTTGGGATGACATGCTTGAACTCGCCATTAGAAGGGGTGAGGATTGGGTTTATCCGGGATACTTCCCCTTAGAGATGGTTGTGCAAGTGGTTAGAAGCCATCTTGAGGGGAAAGGCTTCAAAACAGCTTCGGCTGAAGGCTTGTCTTATAAGCGTCTGGCTCAGCTCGCTGGTTTTGGGTGTTATGGCAAAAACACTTTGATAATTAATCCTGTTTTTGGTCCTTGGATTCGCTTTGCCGCGGTTTTGACGGATGCCGAGCTTTTGGCGGATGAGCCCTTTGAAAGGGACCTTTGTGTTGGTTGTGAAGAGTGTGTTAGGGCTTGTCCTGTTGGGGCTTTAACCCCTTACAAGGTTGATGTTGGCAAATGCCTTGTGGGTGTTCGCCTCTTAAACAGGGGGAAGGCTGAGGCTGATGAAAGGTTTAGGCTTTATGAGCCTTCCTTCACTGAGAATGCCCATTTGATGTGTATGGAGTGCCAGAAAGCGTGCAGGTATGGGAGAAACGTCCACAGCTCGCTTTTTAAGCGTGTATGA
- a CDS encoding amidohydrolase translates to MRCADVVILNANVITLNAEQPRAEALAIRDGRVVAVGSEAEIRKYMGDETRVLDVGGKTVVPGFVDCHVHMTGFGQHLQTLDLRNVGSIEEMKRKIREYAEENPEKGWILGGRWDHELFKERRLPTRWDLDEAVKDKPVFLVRVCGHIGVANTKALELAGIGRETVVKGGAVDKDAASGEPNGVLRENALNLVWRVVPKPSVAELEEACVQACLKAVENGLTEVHWIVESADEIRIIQKLYIDGKLPLRVYLGIPAKLLDELVGLGLATGFGNEMVRLGFIKILADGSLGARTAALKQPYTDKPETSGMLIYSQRRLNRLVLKAHRAGWQLAVHAIGDKAIESVLKAFSKALKSFPREDHRHRIEHCSVLNPWLIKRMKRLGLIASVQPHFIVSDFWVVDRVGAERARWVYPFKTLLKSGVVVASGSDCPVEPISPILGVWAAVARKSFSEESLTVGEALKTYTLNAAYASFGEKVKGTIEVGKLADLTVLSEDIFKVPPDGIRDVKVEMTIVGGKIVYERKKEK, encoded by the coding sequence ATGCGGTGTGCAGATGTTGTTATTTTAAACGCCAACGTTATTACTTTGAACGCGGAGCAGCCTAGGGCTGAAGCCTTAGCTATCCGTGATGGCAGGGTAGTGGCTGTTGGCTCTGAGGCTGAAATCCGCAAATACATGGGTGATGAAACAAGGGTTTTGGATGTGGGTGGCAAGACTGTTGTTCCGGGTTTTGTGGATTGCCACGTGCACATGACGGGTTTTGGGCAGCACTTGCAGACGTTGGACCTGCGGAATGTCGGCTCCATAGAGGAGATGAAAAGGAAAATTCGTGAGTATGCGGAGGAAAATCCGGAGAAGGGTTGGATTCTCGGCGGACGTTGGGACCATGAGCTTTTCAAGGAGAGGCGGCTTCCGACGCGTTGGGATTTGGATGAGGCTGTCAAGGATAAGCCAGTCTTTCTTGTCAGGGTTTGTGGGCACATTGGTGTTGCAAACACTAAAGCCTTGGAGCTGGCTGGGATAGGAAGAGAAACCGTTGTGAAGGGTGGTGCTGTAGACAAGGATGCTGCTAGCGGCGAGCCGAATGGGGTTCTGAGGGAGAACGCCCTAAACCTTGTTTGGCGGGTTGTCCCAAAACCAAGCGTGGCAGAGCTTGAGGAGGCGTGCGTACAGGCTTGCCTAAAGGCTGTTGAAAATGGCTTGACGGAGGTTCACTGGATTGTTGAGTCGGCGGATGAGATTCGCATTATTCAGAAGCTTTACATTGATGGGAAACTGCCACTGCGGGTTTATTTAGGGATTCCAGCGAAGCTACTAGATGAGCTTGTCGGGCTTGGCTTGGCTACTGGCTTTGGAAACGAGATGGTCCGCCTTGGATTTATCAAAATATTGGCTGATGGCTCGCTTGGGGCGCGGACAGCCGCCCTAAAACAGCCTTACACAGACAAGCCTGAAACAAGTGGCATGCTGATTTATTCGCAGAGAAGGCTTAACAGGCTTGTTTTGAAAGCGCATAGGGCTGGTTGGCAGTTGGCTGTCCACGCCATAGGCGACAAAGCCATAGAATCTGTTTTGAAGGCGTTTTCCAAAGCTTTGAAAAGTTTTCCGCGTGAAGATCATAGGCACAGAATCGAGCACTGCTCTGTGCTTAACCCGTGGCTTATTAAGCGGATGAAGAGGCTCGGCTTAATAGCTTCCGTTCAGCCTCATTTCATTGTTTCTGATTTTTGGGTTGTGGACCGTGTTGGCGCCGAGAGAGCCCGTTGGGTTTATCCTTTCAAGACGCTTTTGAAGTCTGGTGTGGTGGTGGCTTCTGGCTCAGATTGTCCAGTTGAGCCTATAAGTCCGATTCTTGGGGTTTGGGCTGCTGTTGCGAGGAAAAGCTTCAGCGAGGAAAGCTTAACTGTGGGGGAGGCGCTTAAAACCTATACTTTGAATGCGGCTTACGCCTCTTTCGGTGAGAAGGTTAAAGGCACAATTGAGGTGGGAAAGTTGGCGGATTTAACAGTGCTTTCTGAAGACATATTTAAAGTTCCGCCTGACGGAATTAGGGATGTTAAGGTTGAGATGACCATTGTTGGTGGAAAGATTGTTTATGAAAGGAAAAAGGAGAAGTGA
- a CDS encoding 30S ribosomal protein S30e: MPTHGSLSKAGKVRSQTPKVQPLDKKRAAPRFRNRRNYEKRIMLQRKPGQNWI, encoded by the coding sequence ATGCCTACTCATGGTTCGCTTTCGAAGGCTGGGAAGGTTCGGTCTCAGACGCCTAAGGTTCAGCCTCTGGATAAGAAGAGGGCTGCGCCTAGGTTTAGGAATAGGCGTAATTATGAGAAGCGGATTATGCTTCAGAGGAAGCCTGGGCAGAACTGGATTTAG